A single window of Nicotiana sylvestris chromosome 3, ASM39365v2, whole genome shotgun sequence DNA harbors:
- the LOC104211555 gene encoding uncharacterized protein — MDGRGGCCIARYAGGGAYDMSKVDRIMLRFRPIAPKPAAGGSVSGASTPPQKTEVPVRTGRWKRRYVKDNKSSTSSSNKRSSSGSRSPAGRKRKAPSPEENESNGKTVSGGTVSGGQAVVTLPLLSESPERKGSPVDHSVGFVIKPEKYAPIWLNFGSQGNNNNDNSLLQGYGGVGMDRSVVMLPQPVRVVGSWVKVESVTDAWAEGYGLGRTDEDKLVNLERDSCPGFVSDGLNRVRWANRAYKEMVSEGGVAEGEVVVWLVMKEDLRLPENKNTAAFTCRVRVIKSGKEKNSLILPCDVWRMDGGGYAWRLDTKAALSLGR, encoded by the coding sequence ATGGATGGTAGAGGAGGGTGTTGTATTGCTAGGTACGCAGGGGGTGGTGCGTACGATATGTCAAAAGTGGACCGGATTATGCTCAGATTCAGACCCATCGCTCCTAAACCAGCCGCTGGTGGGTCTGTTTCCGGTGCTTCTACTCCGCCACAAAAGACTGAGGTTCCTGTTCGTACGGGTCGGTGGAAACGAAGGTACGTCAAAGATAATAAAAGTAGTACTAGTAGCTCTAACAAGAGGTCTAGTAGTGGAAGTCGTAGTCCTGCTGGTCGAAAAAGGAAGGCACCTTCGCCTGAGGAAAATGAGTCCAACGGTAAGACTGTATCTGGTGGTACAGTTTCTGGGGGCCAAGCGGTAGTTACCTTACCCTTATTATCCGAGTCTCCTGAAAGGAAGGGTTCTCCTGTCGATCATTCAGTAGGTTTTGTGATAAAACCAGAAAAATATGCTCCGATATGGTTAAACTTTGGTAGCCAAgggaataataataatgataatagtCTGTTGCAGGGTTACGGAGGGGTTGGTATGGATCGTTCAGTAGTGATGTTGCCTCAGCCAGTAAGGGTAGTGGGGTCATGGGTAAAGGTGGAAAGCGTGACTGACGCGTGGGCGGAAGGGTATGGGCTAGGACGTACGGATGAGGACAAACTGGTGAATCTAGAGCGGGACAGCTGTCCAGGGTTTGTATCAGACGGTTTAAACAGAGTTAGGTGGGCCAATAGGGCGTACAAGGAGATGGTAAGTGAGGGAGGCGTAGCAGAGGGGGAAGTTGTTGTTTGGCTGGTGATGAAAGAAGATCTACGGCTGCCGGAAAACAAAAACACGGCGGCGTTCACGTGCCGGGTTAGGGTTATCAAAAGCGGGAAGGAGAAAAACTCACTGATTCTGCCGTGTGATGTGTGGAGAATGGACGGCGGAGGATATGCATGGAGGTTGGATACAAAGGCAGCTCTCTCTTTGGGCCGGTAG